The Bifidobacterium animalis subsp. animalis ATCC 25527 genome has a segment encoding these proteins:
- a CDS encoding IspD/TarI family cytidylyltransferase, giving the protein MTQQTKVPVVAVVLAAGSGVRFDPANPKQLVALNGKPIVAWSIEAFENDEHVDDIVVVVNNTVREAVEQLIDDASYDKVRAIITGGAERSDSTEAALTTLADAGIPQDAKILIHDAVRPFVSRQEIDGCIDALDEFTAATVACPSTDTILLTQDLGDREVIQSVPERRHSFRAQTPQAFRFGTIRDAYAKAAGDPDFQPTDDTRVVVDYLPDQPVAIVGGSPRNMKVTTQDDMPLARALANALAGAPHEPQNERQRAAKEQLHAMFGKAFGVEGE; this is encoded by the coding sequence ATGACTCAGCAAACCAAGGTCCCCGTGGTCGCCGTCGTGCTCGCCGCCGGCTCGGGCGTCCGTTTCGACCCTGCAAATCCGAAACAGCTGGTGGCATTGAACGGCAAGCCGATCGTCGCATGGAGCATCGAGGCATTCGAGAACGACGAACATGTGGACGACATCGTCGTCGTGGTGAACAACACCGTGCGTGAGGCCGTCGAGCAGCTCATTGACGATGCCTCATACGACAAGGTGCGCGCGATCATCACCGGAGGCGCCGAACGCAGCGATTCCACCGAGGCCGCGCTCACCACGCTCGCCGACGCCGGCATTCCGCAGGATGCCAAGATTCTCATCCACGACGCCGTGCGCCCGTTCGTCTCCCGTCAGGAGATTGACGGCTGCATCGACGCGCTCGACGAGTTCACGGCGGCCACCGTGGCCTGCCCCTCCACCGACACGATTTTGCTCACACAAGACCTGGGTGACCGCGAGGTGATCCAGTCGGTGCCCGAACGCCGCCATTCGTTCCGCGCGCAGACCCCGCAGGCCTTCCGCTTCGGCACAATCCGCGACGCCTATGCGAAGGCGGCCGGCGACCCGGATTTCCAGCCCACCGACGACACCCGCGTGGTCGTCGACTATCTGCCCGACCAGCCGGTTGCGATCGTCGGCGGATCGCCGCGCAACATGAAGGTGACCACGCAGGACGACATGCCGCTTGCCCGCGCGCTGGCGAATGCGCTTGCCGGCGCCCCGCACGAACCGCAGAACGAACGGCAGCGCGCCGCCAAGGAGCAGCTGCATGCCATGTTCGGCAAGGCATTCGGCGTCGAAGGCGAGTGA
- a CDS encoding pyroglutamyl-peptidase I has translation MQELSVVMSGFDPYEDVTANPALIIPDALAEQGMGGAMDGDDDLKDVAITVHAVHMPVSFSKAWPILEAALEEHRPQIVVATGLKGASRGILLERCAINVKDTSRPDADNKVPSHHVINAAGPAAYWTGLPLNAILGSFAADEIPASLSSNAGTFVCNALFYKLQDWASRQGRTLSGFVNLPPVDEREHSQHGLTLDQQIRAGRDVIRETARYYVKPIGVNTLIA, from the coding sequence ATGCAGGAACTTTCGGTGGTGATGTCGGGCTTCGACCCGTATGAGGATGTGACGGCGAATCCGGCGCTGATCATACCGGACGCCCTTGCCGAACAGGGCATGGGCGGCGCAATGGACGGTGACGACGACCTCAAGGACGTCGCCATCACCGTGCACGCCGTGCACATGCCGGTCAGTTTCTCCAAGGCGTGGCCGATTCTCGAGGCCGCGCTCGAGGAGCACCGCCCGCAGATCGTCGTGGCGACCGGTTTGAAGGGGGCGTCCCGTGGCATTCTGTTGGAACGCTGCGCCATCAACGTCAAAGACACGAGCAGGCCGGACGCCGACAACAAGGTGCCGAGCCACCATGTGATCAATGCGGCCGGCCCCGCGGCATACTGGACCGGGTTGCCGTTGAATGCCATACTCGGTTCGTTCGCCGCAGACGAGATTCCGGCATCGCTCAGCTCGAACGCCGGCACCTTCGTGTGCAACGCGCTGTTCTACAAGCTGCAGGACTGGGCATCGCGCCAGGGTCGCACGCTGAGCGGCTTCGTCAATCTGCCGCCCGTGGACGAGCGCGAACACTCGCAGCATGGGCTCACGCTCGACCAGCAGATTCGCGCCGGCCGCGACGTGATCCGCGAGACCGCACGCTACTATGTCAAACCGATCGGCGTGAACACGCTCATTGCATAG
- a CDS encoding cell division protein translates to MVDRFPVVLRGYDKERVDEAMLAAQNSIDRLREQVKAGDDTVLQLQAQLQEEKNRKANTDNSFASLGANAQQMLASAEQTSTELLERAKKDAASARTEAQSQSQTLVNNAKLDAQHLVDDAQAKADTILKNAQSEANTIVTNARQEAEQLRASTAKTVSDQRQALDLELTNSREEHKKRLASERAQQEREIADLSAQTAKTISEQRKSANEEMARLKSETNDQIETALADANKKLADVREQVSKLMTEAQRKAGEITDAAKAHAQEITDAAEVNRTQTMSQVNAEVEQIRADIAAQQDEATKKVQELLQSLEESRKSAKEEAEKEIGQAKQAREEADAYAAEKRESADTEAREIVRKAGEEASKQIEDRRKAAQSELDGLRKRIGELQTREADITQRVSELRSMFANAFAGFGFGIDKHSTDTMSVVNTVAGDNDSSDTPQAPADNGSVRSDLANTMLINPSDSAQHEASHPMSHVTVPVAPALHDHAAQVNAADDDNAGANDEAQVPAVDIPADPNTPSPEAPEAPAASAAEVMEAIDGDEPISDDTHVTGDADSLFDSSDNMPVAPNNEQ, encoded by the coding sequence ATGGTGGATCGTTTCCCGGTAGTTCTGCGCGGCTATGACAAGGAGCGCGTGGACGAGGCGATGCTGGCGGCACAGAACAGCATCGACCGTCTGCGCGAACAGGTGAAGGCAGGCGACGACACGGTGCTGCAGCTGCAGGCGCAACTGCAGGAGGAGAAGAACCGCAAGGCGAACACCGACAACTCGTTCGCCTCGCTGGGCGCCAACGCCCAGCAGATGCTCGCCTCCGCCGAGCAGACGAGCACCGAACTACTCGAACGTGCCAAGAAGGACGCGGCCTCCGCGCGCACGGAAGCGCAGTCGCAATCCCAGACGCTCGTGAACAACGCCAAACTCGACGCCCAGCACCTGGTCGACGACGCGCAGGCGAAGGCCGACACCATTCTCAAGAACGCGCAGAGCGAGGCGAACACCATCGTGACGAACGCCCGTCAGGAAGCCGAGCAGCTGCGCGCCTCCACTGCGAAGACGGTGAGCGACCAGCGTCAGGCGCTCGACCTCGAGCTGACGAACTCGCGCGAGGAGCACAAGAAGCGCCTCGCCTCCGAACGTGCCCAGCAGGAGCGTGAGATCGCGGATCTGAGCGCACAGACCGCCAAGACGATCTCCGAGCAGCGCAAAAGCGCGAACGAGGAGATGGCGCGACTCAAGAGCGAGACGAACGACCAGATCGAGACCGCGCTCGCCGACGCCAACAAGAAACTGGCCGATGTGCGCGAGCAGGTGTCGAAACTCATGACCGAGGCGCAGCGCAAGGCCGGCGAGATCACCGATGCCGCCAAGGCGCATGCGCAGGAGATCACCGATGCCGCCGAGGTGAACCGCACGCAGACGATGAGCCAGGTGAATGCGGAGGTGGAGCAGATTCGCGCCGACATCGCCGCCCAGCAGGATGAGGCGACCAAGAAGGTGCAGGAACTGCTGCAGAGCCTTGAGGAAAGCCGCAAGAGCGCCAAGGAGGAGGCCGAGAAGGAGATCGGGCAGGCCAAGCAGGCCCGCGAGGAGGCCGACGCCTACGCCGCCGAGAAGCGCGAGTCGGCCGACACCGAGGCCCGTGAGATCGTGCGCAAGGCCGGCGAGGAGGCCTCCAAGCAGATCGAGGACCGTCGCAAGGCGGCGCAATCCGAGCTCGATGGGCTCCGTAAGCGCATCGGCGAACTGCAGACCCGTGAGGCAGACATCACGCAGCGCGTCTCCGAACTGCGCTCCATGTTCGCCAACGCCTTTGCAGGCTTCGGCTTCGGCATCGACAAGCATTCGACCGACACGATGTCGGTGGTCAACACCGTCGCTGGCGACAACGACTCTTCGGACACTCCGCAGGCCCCGGCCGACAACGGCAGCGTTCGCAGCGATCTGGCGAACACCATGCTCATCAATCCCTCCGATTCGGCTCAGCATGAGGCCTCGCACCCGATGTCGCACGTCACGGTGCCGGTCGCCCCGGCCCTCCACGATCACGCAGCACAGGTGAACGCGGCGGACGACGACAACGCCGGCGCGAACGATGAGGCGCAGGTTCCGGCGGTGGACATTCCAGCGGATCCGAACACGCCGTCCCCGGAGGCACCGGAGGCTCCCGCTGCGTCGGCCGCCGAGGTGATGGAGGCCATTGACGGCGACGAACCGATCAGTGACGACACCCATGTGACCGGCGACGCGGATTCGCTGTTCGATTCGAGCGACAACATGCCGGTGGCGCCGAACAACGAGCAGTGA
- a CDS encoding C1 family peptidase produces MSDKISPLSSHDLDDLTSEFEGSKSNVMAMNAVTAAGINKVARNYDRARLLQRRFSTSLDNGEATHQDRSGRCWLFSSLNVARYVAKKTMNIKEFEFSQNYAMYFDKLERVNYFLQDIANLIREGEPTDSRLFQHMLHDVMGDGGQWTMAMNVYKKYGAVPKDLYPETESSKNTGELDTQLRRMLHTAVSQMEKSPEHIDEIILQATKAGHRILTIHLGEPPKSFDWEWTDKDGEFHRVGEITPVEFWNRYVGDADLESYVCLVDDPRHEHAKGKKIGIEHLNNVAGGDPTEYLNVPIQFMKDCARDVLVEQGIPVWFGADCHPMMDREDGAWATDLFEYGKVYDYDFTMDKEERVRFADSAMNHAMAFVGVDVADDNKTTRRWRVENSWGTKIADKGYFTMGDDWFDQYVFEVAVPKALLPDEYLKALDEPAQMLPAWDPMGALA; encoded by the coding sequence ATGAGCGACAAGATCAGCCCACTGAGCAGCCATGATCTCGATGATCTCACCAGCGAATTCGAAGGCAGCAAGTCCAATGTGATGGCCATGAACGCCGTGACCGCGGCAGGAATCAACAAGGTGGCGCGCAACTACGACCGTGCCCGCCTGCTGCAGCGTCGTTTCTCCACGTCGCTCGACAACGGCGAGGCCACCCATCAGGACCGCTCGGGCCGCTGCTGGCTGTTCAGCTCGCTCAACGTGGCGCGCTATGTGGCCAAGAAGACCATGAACATCAAGGAATTCGAGTTCTCGCAGAACTATGCGATGTACTTCGACAAGCTCGAGCGCGTCAACTACTTCCTGCAGGACATCGCGAACCTGATCCGCGAGGGCGAGCCGACCGACTCGCGTCTGTTCCAGCACATGCTGCACGATGTGATGGGCGACGGCGGCCAGTGGACCATGGCCATGAACGTGTACAAGAAGTACGGCGCTGTGCCGAAGGACCTGTACCCGGAGACCGAATCGTCGAAGAACACCGGCGAACTCGACACGCAGCTGCGCCGCATGCTGCACACCGCCGTCTCCCAGATGGAGAAGAGCCCGGAGCACATCGACGAGATCATTCTCCAGGCCACGAAGGCCGGCCACCGCATTCTCACCATCCACTTGGGCGAGCCGCCGAAGAGCTTCGACTGGGAGTGGACCGACAAGGACGGCGAGTTCCACCGCGTGGGTGAGATCACGCCGGTCGAGTTCTGGAACCGCTATGTGGGCGACGCCGATCTGGAGAGCTACGTCTGCCTCGTCGACGATCCGCGCCACGAGCACGCCAAGGGCAAGAAGATCGGCATCGAGCACCTCAACAATGTGGCCGGAGGTGACCCGACCGAATACCTCAACGTGCCGATCCAGTTCATGAAGGACTGCGCGCGCGATGTACTGGTGGAGCAGGGCATTCCGGTGTGGTTCGGAGCCGACTGCCATCCGATGATGGACCGTGAGGACGGCGCCTGGGCCACCGACCTGTTCGAGTACGGCAAGGTGTATGACTACGACTTCACGATGGACAAGGAGGAGCGCGTGCGCTTCGCCGACTCCGCGATGAACCATGCAATGGCCTTCGTGGGCGTTGACGTGGCCGATGACAACAAGACCACCCGCCGTTGGCGCGTGGAGAACTCGTGGGGCACGAAGATCGCCGACAAGGGCTACTTCACGATGGGCGACGACTGGTTCGACCAGTACGTGTTCGAGGTGGCCGTGCCCAAGGCGCTGCTGCCCGACGAGTACCTCAAGGCCCTCGACGAGCCGGCCCAGATGCTGCCGGCCTGGGATCCGATGGGCGCCCTCGCCTAG
- a CDS encoding 3-deoxy-7-phosphoheptulonate synthase yields the protein MAAMRGPDSSQDSVLDANAVVPETVDVNIRQLDPIPAPRYFIKELPLTEQMGKQVLEQRAQIRDILHGRDDRMLAIVGPCSIHDPKAAHEYATRLAELADELKRDLLIVMRVYFQKPRTTIGWKGLINDPDIDGEFDIRKGMWLARKVLRDVVGMGLPAATEWLDPITPQYLCDLVSWGAIGARNTESQVHRELASGLSMPIGFKNATDGSVKPAADSCYTAAFEHHFLSINLDGHVIAAETKGNPDCHLVLRGSNHGPNYDAESVAAALRDLHESKAEGPSEHGLIIDAAHGNCGKNEVVEAAVVENIAERIAGGERGILGIMMESFLKGGHQAPAPLAQLEYGQSITDSCVPWARSEEVLRKLAQAVNARRAAR from the coding sequence ATGGCTGCGATGCGAGGGCCCGACAGCTCACAGGATTCGGTGCTTGACGCCAATGCGGTGGTGCCCGAGACCGTCGATGTGAACATTCGTCAGCTCGATCCGATTCCCGCGCCACGCTATTTCATCAAGGAGCTGCCGCTCACCGAGCAGATGGGCAAGCAGGTGCTCGAGCAGCGCGCGCAGATCCGCGACATTCTGCATGGCCGTGACGACCGCATGCTTGCCATTGTGGGGCCCTGTTCGATCCACGACCCGAAGGCCGCACATGAATACGCCACCAGATTGGCCGAGCTCGCCGATGAGCTCAAACGCGATCTGCTCATCGTCATGCGCGTGTACTTCCAGAAACCCCGTACCACCATTGGCTGGAAGGGCCTGATCAACGATCCCGACATCGACGGCGAGTTCGATATTCGCAAAGGCATGTGGCTCGCCCGCAAGGTGCTGCGCGATGTGGTGGGTATGGGGCTGCCTGCGGCCACGGAATGGCTCGACCCGATCACCCCGCAGTACCTGTGCGACTTGGTGAGCTGGGGTGCAATCGGCGCCCGCAACACCGAAAGCCAGGTGCATCGTGAACTGGCCAGCGGCCTGAGCATGCCGATCGGCTTCAAGAACGCGACCGACGGCTCGGTCAAACCCGCCGCCGACTCCTGCTACACGGCGGCATTCGAACATCATTTCCTTTCCATCAACCTCGATGGCCATGTGATCGCCGCCGAGACGAAGGGCAACCCGGACTGTCATCTGGTGCTGCGCGGTTCCAACCACGGGCCGAACTACGATGCCGAGTCGGTGGCCGCGGCATTGCGCGACCTGCATGAATCGAAGGCGGAAGGCCCCAGCGAGCATGGGCTCATTATCGATGCCGCCCATGGCAACTGCGGCAAGAACGAGGTGGTCGAGGCGGCCGTCGTCGAGAACATAGCCGAACGCATCGCCGGTGGCGAACGTGGAATATTGGGCATCATGATGGAATCCTTCCTCAAGGGCGGTCATCAGGCGCCGGCGCCGTTGGCGCAACTCGAATACGGACAGTCGATTACGGACTCCTGTGTGCCGTGGGCTCGTAGCGAAGAGGTGTTGCGTAAGCTCGCCCAGGCCGTGAATGCGCGTCGTGCCGCACGGTAG